The following coding sequences are from one Rhipicephalus microplus isolate Deutch F79 chromosome 3, USDA_Rmic, whole genome shotgun sequence window:
- the LOC119181377 gene encoding solute carrier family 35 member G1 has translation MTAGDSKAGDDVSVEVAAAKLATEGASGEQNKEPNGGLGRSAEGQPYLRRHSSVAQLAQAAWREAAGISAALATGLAISVGGLLIGLVEVIPPLAVSGLRCVCSVLYLLPVIALWRPQLLADKGHRLGLAAVSVVLALRALTFTLGSSTLPLAEFSLLINTMPVFAAIFGCAILEERCGPREMAAGLLVLCGILVAFLPTLLMTPDVGTSISGIVITLACALFQAMAFVILRRLSCQVSPITVSLWTSVATVVLCVPPAGALGQLRHLDTEPLDLAYTAGAGLTALLTALLPTIACTLAEAGRVAIATTSSVVFSFALQAAVQLKAPTPWALVGAGFIVAAVVCSNLKWEPSVDIFEKLKLKGPVDKDKDPTFVVKDYGTVSVPLPNKSP, from the exons ATGACAGCCGGGGACAGCAAGGCAGGCGATGACGTCAGCGTCGAAGTGGCCGCGGCCAAGCTGGCTACAGAAG GTGCCAGCGGAGAGCAGAACAAAGAACCCAATGGCGGACTGGGAAGAAGCGCGGAAGGGCAGCCGTACTTGCGCCGCCACAGCAGCGTCGCCCAGTTGGCCCAGGCAGCTTGGCGCGAGGCAGCCGGCATCTCGGCTGCTCTCGCCACGGGACTCGCCATCAGCGTCGGAGGACTGCTCATCGGACTCGTCGAG GTGATACCTCCGCTGGCAGTGTCCGGCCTGAGGTGCGTGTGTTCGGTGCTCTACCTGCTGCCTGTTATCGCCCTATGGAGGCCACAGCTGCTGGCCGACAAGGGACATCGGCTAGGCCTCGCCGCCGTCTCCGTAGTGCTGGCGTTGCGGGCGCTCACCTTCACACTTGGCAGCTCCACACTGCCGCTGGCCGAGTTCTCGCTCCTCATCAACACCATGCCGGTGTTCGCAGCGATATTTG GCTGCGCCATACTGGAGGAGCGCTGCGGCCCCCGCGAGATGGCTGCCGGCCTGCTCGTGCTGTGTGGAATCCTGGTGGCCTTTCTGCCCACCCTTCTGATGACTCCCGACGTGGGCACCTCCATATCGGGCATCGTCATCACGCTTGCCTGCGCCCTCTTCCAGGCCATGGCGTTTGTCATACTGCGGCGCCTATCCTGCCAG GTATCACCCATAACGGTATCTCTTTGGACATCCGTGGCCACCGTGGTGCTCTGCGTTCCCCCGGCAGGAGCTCTGGGGCAACTCCGTCACCTGGACACTGAGCCTCTGGATTTAGCCTACACGGCTGGTGCAGGCCTGACGGCTTTGCTGACGGCTTTGCTGCCAACCATTGCATGCACGTTAGCCGAGGCCGGTCGCGTGGCCATTGCGACCACGTCCAGTGTGGTTTTCTCATTCGCCCTACAGGCTGCCGTGCAACTCAAGGCACCCACGCCGTGGGCCCTTGTAGGTGCTGGTTTTATAGTGGCCGCTGTGGTGTGCTCGAACCTGAAGTGGGAACCCTCAGTTGACATCTTCGAGAAGCTAAAGCTCAAGGGTCCCGTGGACAAGGACAAAGATCCAACGTTTGTCGTCAAAGACTACGGAACAGTGTCGGTGCCATTGCCCAACAAATCCCCCTGA